Proteins from one Oncorhynchus masou masou isolate Uvic2021 chromosome 12, UVic_Omas_1.1, whole genome shotgun sequence genomic window:
- the LOC135549131 gene encoding actin-binding protein WASF3-like — MPLVKRNIEPRHLCRGGLPEGIGSELECVTNNTLSAIIRQLSSLSKHAEDVFGELFSEANTFYVRANGLQDRIDRLAVKVTQLDSTVEEVSLQDINMRKAFKSSTVQDQQVVSKSSKSNPVEDMYNTSDKPPSLSILSAYRDDHTDGMKFYTDPSYFFDLWKEKMLQDTEDKRKERRRQREQKRCVDGTLQREVKKVRKARNRRQEWNMMAFDKELRPDHRHPHSLHRGASSEGSLSPESRYGHDLPDYPTAPGLPHSASNHAMAHPYPPADIHESVEHEYHSIGVSYREGTLNRTHHSPPLHRSTERINGTMTLPPADYSIMEYYASSGPPPPPPAPLIPSAQTAFGSPMVSPTPLTGPRTGATGYGLPPLPPPGPRMNPPPPGPPPPPVPPAPPQLAGLCDGKRQDTQPRSDLLSAIRMGIQLKKVQEQQEQQAKREPVGNDVATILSRRIAVEYSDSEDDSELEENDWSD, encoded by the exons ATGCCCCTGGTCAAGAGGAACATAGAGCCCCGGCACCTCTGTCGAGGGGGGCTGCCCGAGGGGATTGGCAGTGAGCTGGAGTGTGTCACCAACAACACCCTCTCTGCCATCATACGGCAGCTCAGCAGTCTAA GTAAACATGCGGAGGATGTCTTTGGAGAGCTTTTTAGTGAGGCTAACACATTTTATGTGCGTGCCAACGGTCTCCAAGACCGCATCGACCGCTTGGCTGTCAAGGTCACCCAGCTGGATTCCACTGTGGAGGAGG TCTCTCTGCAGGACATCAACATGCGCAAGGCATTTAAAAGCTCAACAGTCCAGGACCAGCAGGTGGTGTCCAAGAGCAGCAAGTCCAACCCTGTGGAGGACATGTACAACACCAGCGACAAGCCTCCTTCTCTCAGCATTCTCTCTGCTTACAG AGATGACCACACCGATGGGATGAAGTTCTACACTGACCCATCCTACTTCTTTGACCTGTGGAAGGAGAAGATGCTGCAGGACACAGAGgacaagaggaaggagagaagaagacaaCGC gaGCAGAAGCGATGTGTTGACGGCACACTTCAGCGCGAGGTGAAGAAGGTTCGTAAAGCCAGAAACCGCCGTCAGGAGTGGAACATGATGGCGTTCGACAAAGAGCTCCGCCCAGACCACCGCCACCCTCACTCTCTCCACCGGGGGGCGTCGTCAGAGGGCTCCCTCTCCCCAGAGAGCAG ATATGGTCATGACCTGCCAGACTACCCAACTGCTCCAGGCCTTCCACATTCTGCATCCAACCATGCCATGGCTCACCCCTACCCGCCTGCAGACATTCACGAGTCTGTAGAGCATGAGTACCACAGCATCGGAGTCAGTTACAGAGAAGGGACTCTCAACCGCACACACCACTCCCCACCTCTGCATCGCTCCACTGAGAGAATAAATGGCACTATGACGCTTCCACCTGCGGACTACAG tataatGGAGTACTATGCCAGTTCCGgaccaccaccccctcccccagcccctcttATCCCATCCGCACAGACTGCCTTTGGCTCTCCCATGGTATCCCCCACCCCTCTTACTGGACCTAGGACAGGGGCCACAGGCTATGGTCTCCCACCCCTACCCCCCCCAGGACCTCGTATGAATCCACCTCCCCCaggtccccctccaccaccagtaCCCCCTGCCCCACCCCAACTGGCAGGACTCTGTGACGGGAAGAGACAGGACACCCAGCCTCGAAGTGACCTTCTGTCAGCTATTCGCATGG GCATCCAGTTGAAAAAGGTgcaggagcagcaggagcagcaggctAAGCGGGAGCCTGTGGGGAACGACGTGGCCACCATCCTGTCCCGTCGCATCGCAGTGGAGTACAGCGACTCGGAGGACGACTCCGAACTGGAAGAGAACGACTGGTCCGACTGA